A genomic window from Caballeronia sp. SBC1 includes:
- a CDS encoding D-amino acid dehydrogenase yields the protein MRVVILGSGVVGVTSAYYLARAGHEVTVIDREAGAALETSFANAGQISPGYASPWAAPGVPLKAIKWMFEKHAPLAIRLDGTSFQLKWMWQMLQNCTQARYSVNKGRMVRLAEYSRDCLQALRADTGINYEGRTGGTLQVFRTQQQLDGAAKDIAVLRDANVPFELLTPAQLQNAEPALAAVSHKLTGGLRLPNDETGDCQKFTTRLAAMAEQLGVKFRYNTPIDALAVSGGRIAGVQCGGETIRGDSYVVALGSYSTKLLGSLVDIPVYPLKGYSITAPVVNESAAPVSTVLDETYKIAITRFDDRIRVGGMAEIVGFNKSLSQARRETLEMCVNDLFPGGGDTAQASFWTGLRPMTPDGTPIVGRTPVPNLFLNTGHGTLGWTMSCGSGQMLADLMSGKQPAIQSDDLSVHRYFGETRTNTRPSYAGA from the coding sequence ATGCGAGTCGTAATTCTGGGAAGCGGTGTTGTCGGCGTCACGAGCGCCTACTATCTGGCGCGCGCGGGGCACGAAGTAACCGTAATCGATCGTGAAGCGGGAGCGGCGCTCGAAACGAGTTTCGCGAACGCAGGTCAGATCTCGCCTGGTTACGCATCGCCGTGGGCCGCGCCCGGCGTGCCGCTCAAAGCAATCAAATGGATGTTTGAGAAACACGCACCACTCGCGATCCGTCTGGACGGAACGTCGTTTCAATTGAAGTGGATGTGGCAAATGCTGCAGAACTGCACGCAGGCTCGCTATTCGGTCAACAAGGGTCGCATGGTGCGCCTGGCCGAATACAGCCGCGATTGCCTGCAGGCACTGCGCGCGGACACCGGCATCAATTACGAAGGCCGAACCGGCGGCACGCTGCAGGTTTTCCGGACCCAGCAACAACTCGATGGCGCCGCGAAGGACATCGCCGTATTGCGCGACGCGAACGTGCCGTTCGAATTGCTCACACCGGCTCAATTGCAAAACGCTGAACCAGCGCTTGCCGCTGTGTCGCATAAGCTGACCGGCGGCTTGCGCCTGCCGAACGACGAAACCGGCGATTGCCAGAAATTCACGACCCGCCTCGCCGCCATGGCCGAGCAGCTTGGCGTGAAATTCCGCTACAACACGCCAATCGACGCGCTCGCGGTAAGCGGCGGACGGATCGCCGGCGTGCAGTGTGGTGGAGAGACCATTCGCGGTGACTCGTACGTTGTCGCGCTGGGTTCGTACTCCACGAAATTGCTGGGCAGTCTTGTCGACATCCCCGTGTATCCGCTGAAGGGTTATTCGATCACGGCACCCGTTGTGAACGAAAGTGCCGCGCCGGTTTCCACCGTTCTCGACGAAACGTACAAGATTGCGATCACCCGTTTCGATGACCGGATTCGCGTCGGCGGAATGGCGGAGATCGTTGGCTTCAATAAATCGCTGAGTCAGGCGCGTCGGGAAACGCTCGAAATGTGCGTGAACGACCTGTTCCCTGGCGGCGGCGATACCGCGCAGGCATCGTTCTGGACCGGCCTGCGTCCGATGACGCCGGACGGCACGCCTATCGTTGGCCGTACGCCGGTGCCGAACCTGTTCCTCAATACGGGTCACGGCACGCTGGGTTGGACCATGTCGTGCGGATCGGGCCAGATGCTGGCCGACCTGATGTCGGGGAAGCAACCGGCAATCCAGTCTGACGATTTGTCGGTGCATCGGTATTTCGGCGAAACGCGTACGAATACGCGGCCGTCGTATGCAGGTGCTTGA
- a CDS encoding acyl-CoA dehydrogenase — protein sequence MSYRAPVKDMLFVMKELADIESIAALPGFEDASLDTAQAVLEEAARFNNEVVAPLNFEGDKNPSFWKDGEVTTTPGFKEAFRQFGEGGWQGVLHPVEYEGQGLPKLIATPCIEMLNAANLSFALCPLLTDGAIEALLTAGTEEQKQLYVPKLISGEWTGTMNLTEPQAGSDLALVRTRAEPHGDGTFKLFGTKIFITYGEHDMAKNIAHLVLARTPNAPDGVKGISLFIVPKFLVNENGTLGARNDVHCVSIEHKLGIKASPTAVLQFGDHGGAIGQLIGEENRGLEYMFIMMNAARFAVGLQGVAVSERAYQKAVAFAKDRVQSRPVDGSAKQPVSIIHHPDVRRMLSTMRALTEASRALAYVAAAHCDLAHHHPDEAARASHQAIYEFLVPIVKGWSTELSIDVASLGVQVHGGMGFIEETGAAQYYRDARILTIYEGTTAIQANDLIGRKTVRDAGATAQAIFAQIDQTIAQLAGRDGQAFSSMHRYLSAGSLSLARVVEFMVAKVKSDPNAVFAGSVPYLKLAGIVFGGWQMARALLAASDKRAEDEAFYGAKIATAQFFAEHILSQAPGIEASIVSGNGQEGYLALSEDQF from the coding sequence ATGAGCTATAGAGCACCCGTCAAGGACATGCTGTTCGTGATGAAGGAACTAGCCGACATAGAATCCATCGCGGCGTTGCCGGGTTTCGAGGACGCCAGTCTCGACACCGCACAGGCCGTGCTCGAAGAAGCCGCGCGCTTTAACAACGAAGTCGTCGCGCCGTTGAACTTCGAAGGCGACAAGAACCCGAGCTTTTGGAAGGACGGCGAAGTCACGACCACGCCCGGTTTCAAGGAAGCATTCCGCCAGTTCGGCGAGGGCGGCTGGCAAGGCGTGCTGCATCCGGTCGAGTATGAAGGCCAGGGCTTGCCCAAGCTGATCGCAACGCCCTGCATCGAAATGCTGAACGCGGCGAACCTCTCGTTTGCGCTGTGCCCGCTGCTTACCGATGGTGCTATCGAAGCATTGCTAACCGCTGGGACCGAGGAACAGAAGCAGCTCTACGTGCCCAAGCTGATTTCCGGCGAATGGACCGGCACGATGAACCTCACCGAACCGCAAGCCGGTTCCGATCTTGCGCTGGTCCGCACACGCGCCGAGCCGCATGGCGACGGCACGTTCAAACTCTTCGGCACGAAGATTTTCATCACTTATGGCGAGCACGACATGGCGAAGAATATCGCCCATCTTGTGCTGGCGCGTACGCCCAACGCGCCCGACGGCGTGAAGGGCATCTCGCTCTTTATCGTGCCGAAGTTCCTGGTTAATGAAAACGGCACGCTCGGTGCTCGCAACGACGTGCATTGCGTATCGATCGAACACAAGCTCGGGATCAAAGCGAGCCCGACAGCCGTGCTGCAATTCGGCGATCACGGCGGCGCGATTGGCCAGTTGATCGGTGAGGAAAATCGCGGGCTGGAGTACATGTTCATCATGATGAACGCCGCGCGCTTCGCGGTCGGGCTGCAGGGCGTGGCGGTGTCGGAGCGGGCGTATCAGAAGGCCGTCGCGTTCGCGAAGGATCGCGTGCAGAGCCGGCCGGTCGATGGCTCCGCCAAACAGCCGGTGTCGATCATTCATCACCCCGACGTGCGCCGCATGCTCTCCACCATGCGCGCGCTGACCGAAGCGTCGCGTGCGCTCGCTTACGTCGCGGCGGCGCATTGCGACCTTGCGCATCATCATCCCGATGAGGCCGCGCGCGCCAGCCATCAGGCGATCTACGAGTTTCTTGTGCCGATCGTGAAGGGCTGGAGCACGGAGCTTTCCATCGACGTCGCGAGCCTTGGCGTGCAGGTTCATGGCGGCATGGGGTTCATCGAGGAAACGGGCGCGGCGCAGTATTACCGCGACGCGCGCATTCTCACCATCTATGAAGGCACGACCGCGATCCAGGCTAATGATCTGATCGGCCGCAAGACCGTGCGTGACGCCGGAGCGACGGCGCAGGCGATTTTCGCGCAGATCGATCAGACCATCGCGCAACTAGCCGGGCGTGACGGGCAGGCGTTTAGTTCGATGCATCGATATTTGAGCGCGGGAAGCCTCTCGCTGGCACGCGTGGTCGAGTTCATGGTGGCCAAGGTGAAAAGCGACCCGAATGCGGTCTTTGCCGGCAGCGTGCCGTATTTGAAGCTGGCGGGCATTGTGTTCGGTGGGTGGCAAATGGCGCGAGCACTGCTGGCAGCCTCAGACAAGCGCGCTGAAGACGAAGCGTTTTATGGCGCCAAGATCGCCACCGCCCAGTTCTTCGCGGAGCATATTTTGTCGCAAGCACCGGGCATTGAAGCATCGATAGTCAGCGGCAACGGGCAGGAAGGGTATCTCGCGCTGAGCGAGGATCAGTTCTGA
- a CDS encoding electron transfer flavoprotein subunit alpha/FixB family protein, producing the protein MTILVIAEHDNTSVKPATLNTIAAAQKIGGDIHVLIAGSNAQAAADAAAKIVGVAKVLLADAPQLADGLAENIDGTVVQIAKNYSHILAPATPYGKNIAPRIAAHLDVAQISDITAVDSPDTFERPIYAGNAIATVQSSDAIKVITVRTTGFDPVAAEGGSASVEKIEATADTGISKFVSRELTKLDRPELTSAKIIVSGGRGLGSGENYTKVLEPLADKLGAALGASRAAVDAGFVPNDYQVGQTGKIVAPNLYVAVGISGAIQHLAGMKDSKVIVAINKDAEAPIFGVADYGLVGDLFTVVPELVKELG; encoded by the coding sequence GTGACCATTCTTGTAATTGCAGAACACGACAACACGTCGGTCAAACCAGCGACGTTGAACACCATCGCAGCGGCCCAGAAGATCGGCGGCGATATCCACGTGCTGATCGCCGGTTCGAACGCGCAAGCGGCGGCCGATGCAGCGGCGAAGATTGTGGGAGTAGCAAAAGTGCTGCTTGCTGATGCCCCGCAACTCGCCGATGGCCTGGCAGAAAACATCGACGGAACGGTGGTGCAGATCGCGAAGAACTACTCGCATATCCTGGCACCGGCGACCCCGTACGGAAAGAACATTGCACCGCGTATTGCGGCGCATCTGGATGTGGCGCAGATCAGCGACATCACCGCAGTGGATTCGCCTGATACGTTCGAACGCCCCATCTACGCGGGCAACGCCATCGCTACCGTTCAATCGAGCGATGCGATCAAGGTCATCACGGTCCGCACCACGGGTTTCGATCCGGTGGCGGCAGAAGGCGGCAGCGCATCGGTAGAGAAGATCGAAGCAACGGCCGACACGGGTATCTCGAAGTTCGTGAGCCGCGAGTTGACGAAGCTGGACCGGCCGGAGCTGACGTCGGCAAAGATCATTGTGTCGGGCGGACGGGGTTTGGGCAGCGGCGAGAACTACACGAAAGTGCTGGAACCGCTGGCGGACAAACTTGGCGCGGCGCTGGGCGCATCGCGTGCGGCAGTCGATGCGGGGTTCGTGCCGAACGATTATCAAGTCGGGCAAACCGGCAAGATCGTGGCGCCTAACTTGTACGTCGCGGTCGGTATCTCGGGCGCGATCCAGCACTTGGCCGGGATGAAGGACTCAAAGGTCATCGTCGCGATCAACAAGGACGCGGAAGCACCGATCTTCGGTGTGGCGGACTATGGCCTCGTGGGTGATTTGTTCACGGTGGTGCCAGAACTCGTGAAAGAACTTGGCTGA
- a CDS encoding electron transfer flavoprotein subunit beta/FixA family protein: MKILVPVKRVVDYNVKVRVKPDGSGVDIANVKMSMNPFDEIAVEEAVRLREAGVATEVIAVSCGVTQCQETLRTALAIGADRAILVESTEELQPLAVAKILKALVDKEQPQLIILGKQAIDDDSNQTGQMLAALAGLPQATFASKVTVADGKATVAREVDGGSETLSLTLPAVVTTDLRLNEPRYVTLPNIMKAKKKPMETLKPADLGVDVTPRLKTLKVAEPPQRSAGVKVPDVKTLVEKLKTEAKVL, translated from the coding sequence ATGAAAATCTTGGTGCCAGTCAAACGCGTGGTCGACTACAACGTGAAAGTCCGGGTGAAGCCGGATGGCAGTGGAGTGGACATCGCGAACGTGAAGATGTCGATGAATCCGTTCGATGAAATCGCTGTGGAAGAAGCCGTGCGCTTGCGCGAAGCGGGCGTGGCGACCGAAGTGATCGCGGTGTCGTGCGGCGTGACGCAATGTCAGGAAACGCTGCGTACCGCGCTGGCGATTGGTGCCGATCGCGCGATCCTGGTCGAATCGACTGAGGAATTGCAGCCGTTGGCGGTGGCGAAGATTTTGAAGGCGCTGGTCGATAAAGAGCAGCCGCAACTGATTATCCTCGGCAAGCAAGCCATTGACGATGACTCGAATCAGACGGGTCAGATGCTCGCTGCGCTGGCCGGTTTGCCGCAAGCCACGTTCGCCTCGAAGGTGACAGTCGCCGACGGCAAAGCCACCGTTGCGCGTGAAGTCGATGGCGGCTCGGAAACGCTGTCCCTGACGTTGCCGGCCGTGGTTACCACGGACTTGCGCCTGAATGAGCCGCGTTACGTGACGCTGCCCAATATCATGAAGGCCAAGAAGAAGCCGATGGAAACGCTCAAGCCCGCAGACCTGGGTGTCGACGTTACGCCGCGCCTGAAGACGCTCAAGGTTGCTGAACCGCCGCAGCGCTCCGCAGGCGTGAAGGTGCCGGACGTGAAGACGCTGGTCGAGAAGTTGAAGACCGAAGCCAAGGTTCTGTGA
- a CDS encoding alpha/beta hydrolase, translated as MPKTPHSTYSTSSIATADGIDLHLHRWQAAATFPKPLARIALVHGLAEHARRYDAFALRLNAAGIELIAADLRGHGKSPGERVWIESFDDYLLDTDALLNAADTTAPLKIPLFLMGHSMGGAIAALYAAERLPESGRELAGLILSSAALKPPADAPRWKLKLGGLISPLMPRFPALTIDPAALSRAHGVVEANRRDPLVHHRAIPARTASQIVAAMRRIAAKRTSINLPLFVFHGTKDALTNPDGSREFEANTGSTDSTLLILEGSYHETLNDLDRDRVIKALIDWTLVRADLQRSRM; from the coding sequence ATGCCAAAAACCCCGCACAGCACGTATTCGACCAGCAGTATTGCCACCGCCGATGGCATCGACCTTCATCTTCATCGATGGCAAGCCGCCGCCACGTTCCCCAAACCGCTGGCGCGAATCGCGCTGGTGCACGGGCTGGCCGAGCATGCACGCCGATACGACGCCTTCGCGCTGCGCCTGAACGCGGCGGGCATCGAATTGATTGCAGCGGATCTGCGTGGCCACGGCAAGTCTCCCGGCGAGCGTGTGTGGATCGAATCCTTCGACGACTATCTGCTCGACACCGATGCCCTGCTCAACGCCGCCGACACCACCGCGCCGCTCAAGATCCCGCTGTTCCTGATGGGGCATAGCATGGGTGGCGCAATTGCAGCGCTGTATGCCGCCGAGCGCCTGCCGGAAAGCGGCCGGGAGCTGGCCGGGCTGATCCTGTCGAGCGCCGCGCTCAAACCGCCGGCCGACGCGCCGCGCTGGAAGCTCAAGCTGGGCGGCCTGATCAGCCCGCTGATGCCGCGTTTTCCCGCGCTGACCATTGATCCAGCCGCGTTGTCCCGTGCGCACGGCGTGGTCGAGGCGAACCGGCGGGATCCGCTGGTGCATCATCGGGCTATACCGGCCCGAACGGCGTCGCAGATTGTCGCCGCCATGCGCCGTATCGCTGCAAAGCGCACGTCGATCAACCTGCCGCTGTTCGTGTTTCATGGCACGAAGGACGCGCTCACCAACCCCGACGGCAGTCGCGAGTTCGAAGCCAACACCGGTTCTACCGACAGCACCCTGCTGATCCTGGAAGGCAGTTATCACGAGACGCTCAACGATCTCGACCGCGATCGTGTGATCAAGGCGCTGATCGACTGGACGCTTGTACGTGCGGACCTTCAGCGTTCGCGCATGTAA
- a CDS encoding histone deacetylase family protein — protein sequence MATGFYTHPDCLLHDMGPWHPECPARLQAIEDQLIASRIDTLIEREEAPLASEEDLARVHTQAHIDFVKETAPSVGRAEIDPDTLMSPGSYHAALRAAGAAVAATDAVIAGTYDNAFCSVRPPGHHAEPARAMGFCFFNNIAIAARHALEVHGLERVAIIDFDVHHGNGTEAAFSGDPRVLMCSFFQHPFYPYSGADNHASNMVNLPMPARTKGMAVREAVDMMWLPRLDEFKPQMIFVSAGFDAHREDDLGNMGLVEDDYTWLTEQIRAVAKRHAKGRIVSSLEGGYNLSALGRSVVAHVRALADI from the coding sequence ATGGCTACCGGCTTTTATACCCATCCAGATTGCCTTCTTCACGATATGGGTCCGTGGCATCCCGAGTGTCCCGCGCGCCTTCAGGCGATCGAGGATCAGTTGATCGCAAGCCGTATCGACACCCTGATCGAGCGCGAAGAAGCACCGCTCGCGAGTGAAGAGGACCTGGCGCGGGTTCATACGCAGGCGCATATCGACTTCGTGAAGGAGACTGCGCCATCAGTGGGCCGCGCGGAGATTGACCCGGATACGCTGATGTCGCCGGGCTCTTACCACGCCGCATTGCGCGCCGCAGGCGCCGCGGTCGCCGCCACCGACGCCGTGATCGCCGGCACCTACGACAACGCGTTTTGCAGCGTGCGGCCGCCCGGACATCACGCGGAGCCAGCGCGCGCGATGGGCTTCTGCTTCTTCAACAACATCGCGATCGCCGCGCGACACGCGCTGGAGGTGCATGGGCTAGAGCGTGTGGCTATCATCGATTTCGACGTACATCACGGTAACGGCACGGAAGCCGCATTCTCGGGCGATCCGCGCGTGCTGATGTGCAGCTTTTTCCAGCACCCGTTCTATCCGTACAGCGGCGCTGATAATCACGCATCGAACATGGTCAATCTGCCGATGCCCGCGCGTACGAAAGGCATGGCTGTGCGCGAAGCCGTTGACATGATGTGGCTGCCCAGACTCGATGAATTCAAGCCGCAGATGATCTTCGTCTCCGCAGGTTTCGATGCGCATCGCGAGGATGATCTCGGCAATATGGGGCTGGTCGAGGACGACTACACGTGGCTGACCGAGCAGATCCGTGCGGTGGCGAAGCGGCACGCCAAGGGCAGGATAGTGAGCAGTCTGGAGGGCGGGTACAACCTGTCGGCGCTGGGGCGAAGCGTGGTCGCGCATGTGCGCGCGCTGGCCGACATCTAA
- the mltB gene encoding lytic murein transglycosylase B: MNFKFASTVLPLSVRTARLATIAGLVCALGTFSIGQAVAQSQPQSAPVQGQMFEEEIVPQRYANNPNVDAFINDMVARYDFDSAALHDLFNRVSYSATAVKLVLPSPTPATKNWRAYQARFIEPVRIAAGVKFWRANQAALQRASDQYGVPPEAIVGIIGVETIYGRYMGNFRALDALTTLTFDYPNTPNRAERQATFRKNLEDLLVWTHDQQIDPTTVLGSYTGAIGIPQFLPSSIVQYAVDFDGNGHIDLRNSPADAIGSVANYLSKHGWESGRPVVWKIAGDTGSQGIAQAAADGQPEPHWSLAQLTKAGMLMSEPGLNIAAEAGTPVTVVDLPTPGRPTEYTLGLKNFYVLTRYNRSFFYALAVYQLGEAVKAQMAAGNGGGSASQ; the protein is encoded by the coding sequence ATGAACTTCAAGTTTGCTTCGACCGTCTTGCCTCTTTCGGTGCGAACCGCGCGCCTCGCCACCATCGCCGGCCTGGTTTGCGCACTTGGCACATTCAGTATCGGCCAGGCAGTTGCGCAATCGCAGCCGCAATCCGCACCCGTGCAAGGGCAGATGTTCGAAGAAGAGATCGTGCCGCAGCGTTACGCGAACAATCCGAATGTGGACGCGTTCATTAACGATATGGTTGCGCGTTACGACTTCGATTCCGCCGCCCTGCACGACCTGTTCAATCGCGTAAGTTATTCGGCAACCGCAGTGAAACTGGTCCTGCCGTCGCCCACGCCAGCCACCAAGAACTGGCGCGCGTATCAGGCGCGTTTTATTGAGCCAGTACGCATTGCCGCCGGCGTGAAATTCTGGCGCGCGAACCAGGCCGCTTTGCAGCGCGCATCGGATCAGTACGGCGTGCCGCCCGAGGCGATTGTCGGGATTATTGGCGTGGAGACAATCTATGGCCGGTACATGGGTAACTTCCGCGCGCTCGATGCGCTGACCACGCTCACCTTTGATTATCCCAACACGCCGAACCGCGCGGAACGGCAAGCGACCTTCCGCAAGAATCTCGAGGATCTGCTGGTGTGGACGCACGACCAGCAAATCGATCCAACCACCGTGCTCGGGTCGTACACCGGCGCAATCGGCATTCCGCAATTCCTGCCGAGCAGCATCGTGCAGTACGCGGTGGATTTCGACGGTAACGGCCACATCGATTTGCGGAACAGTCCCGCCGATGCCATCGGCAGTGTCGCGAACTATCTGAGCAAGCACGGCTGGGAATCGGGACGGCCGGTGGTCTGGAAGATTGCCGGCGACACGGGCAGCCAGGGTATTGCGCAAGCTGCCGCGGATGGTCAACCTGAGCCGCACTGGTCGCTCGCCCAGCTCACGAAAGCCGGCATGCTGATGAGCGAACCGGGGCTCAACATCGCGGCCGAAGCGGGCACGCCAGTGACGGTCGTCGACTTGCCGACGCCGGGCCGACCGACCGAATACACGCTCGGCTTGAAGAACTTCTACGTGCTTACGCGCTACAACCGCAGCTTCTTCTATGCACTCGCTGTGTATCAGCTTGGCGAAGCGGTGAAGGCGCAAATGGCAGCGGGAAATGGCGGCGGTTCAGCGTCGCAATGA
- the cysM gene encoding cysteine synthase CysM, whose product MAYKTIEDTIGNTPLVQLVRIPDDEIRSRNNVILGKLEGNNPAGSVKDRPALSMIKKAEERGRIKPGDTLIESTSGNTGIALAMAAAIRGYKMVLLMPEDLSIERRQSMAAYGAQIVLTPVTGGMEYARDLAEQMQRDGKGIILDQFANPDNPLAHYETTGPELWRDTEGRITHFVSAMGTTGTIMGVSQYLKEQNANIEIIGAQPEEGSRIPGIRKWPEAYLPKIFDRSRVDRTENVSQAASEAMARRLASVEGIFCGISAAGACEVALRVARQVENATIVFVVCDRGDRYLSTGVFPA is encoded by the coding sequence ATGGCTTACAAGACTATCGAAGACACCATTGGCAACACGCCGCTGGTGCAACTGGTCCGCATCCCGGACGACGAAATCCGCAGCCGCAACAACGTGATCCTCGGCAAGCTCGAGGGCAACAACCCGGCGGGTTCGGTGAAGGACCGTCCGGCACTTTCGATGATCAAGAAGGCGGAAGAGCGCGGTCGCATCAAACCGGGCGATACGCTGATCGAATCAACAAGCGGCAACACCGGTATTGCACTCGCCATGGCCGCAGCCATTCGCGGCTACAAAATGGTGCTCCTCATGCCGGAAGACCTGTCGATCGAACGTCGCCAGAGCATGGCAGCCTACGGCGCGCAAATCGTGCTCACGCCAGTCACCGGCGGCATGGAATACGCCCGCGATCTCGCCGAGCAAATGCAGCGCGACGGCAAAGGCATCATCCTCGACCAGTTCGCGAATCCGGATAATCCGCTCGCCCACTACGAGACAACCGGCCCGGAACTCTGGCGCGACACCGAAGGCCGCATCACGCATTTCGTGTCTGCCATGGGCACGACCGGCACCATCATGGGCGTGTCGCAATATCTGAAAGAACAGAACGCGAACATTGAGATCATTGGGGCGCAACCGGAAGAAGGCTCGCGCATCCCTGGCATCCGCAAATGGCCCGAGGCCTATCTGCCAAAAATCTTCGATCGCAGCCGCGTGGACCGCACGGAAAACGTCAGTCAGGCTGCATCCGAAGCAATGGCGCGGCGGCTGGCATCGGTGGAAGGCATTTTCTGCGGGATTTCCGCTGCCGGCGCGTGCGAAGTAGCGTTGCGTGTGGCGCGCCAGGTCGAGAACGCAACCATCGTGTTCGTCGTCTGCGATCGCGGTGACCGCTATCTGTCGACGGGCGTGTTTCCGGCCTGA
- a CDS encoding helix-hairpin-helix domain-containing protein — translation MIKKLLAAFTLAVSIGSAFAAVDINNANSDALRGIKGIGPAKAKAILDEREAHGPFKDAAELSKRVKGMGGKTVERLQAEGLTIGPAGTPAAVAGAKPVAGAVVVKK, via the coding sequence ATGATCAAGAAACTTCTCGCGGCGTTCACGCTGGCTGTATCGATTGGTTCGGCGTTCGCCGCCGTAGATATCAACAACGCCAATTCCGATGCGTTACGCGGCATCAAGGGCATTGGGCCGGCCAAGGCGAAAGCCATCCTTGATGAACGCGAAGCACACGGTCCGTTTAAAGACGCGGCCGAGCTGAGCAAACGCGTCAAGGGCATGGGCGGCAAGACGGTTGAGCGCTTGCAGGCCGAAGGGCTGACCATTGGACCGGCCGGGACGCCAGCGGCGGTTGCCGGTGCCAAGCCGGTTGCTGGCGCAGTCGTCGTCAAGAAGTAA